Below is a genomic region from Miniphocaeibacter halophilus.
TAAAGGTTTTAAATTAATAAAAACAATTGTAATTTTACTAATAACTTTTGTAATTATGTATATTGTATTTCAATACGATAGCTCTAAATATACTTACGAAAATAATATAAAATCCTTTGAAAAAGTAAATATGGATGTAATCGAGAGTAATCTTTTAGAGTATAATAATAAATTTATTTACTTTGGAATGGAGGACTGTAATAATTGCAGGAAAAACATTTCTGAAACAGTAGATTTTGTAAAGGATAATAATTTAGAAGTAATCTATATTGATTTAAACAAAGAAATGGAAAGAGATTCCAAATTAACAAATAAAATAATAGATGAATATAAAATTTACAACACTCCTACTCTAGCCTATATTAAAGAAGGTAAATTGGTTAAACTAGAGGAAGATATTAGCTCTAAAAAAAGTATTTCAAACTTTTTAATGCAGTTGGAAAACAAAGACTATACCTTAAATCAATAGGTGTAGTCTTTTAATTTTAGTAAAGCCGATTTATACAAAATATTGTTTTAATTTTACACAAAAAAAGTATTTAATCTAAATATTACAAAAATATTGTTAAATATTACATAGGCTTAAGCCGGGGTTTTGAAATTGGGATAATATACAAATAGAAGATAAAGCCAAGTCTTTTAATATAGTAATAAGTAAAATTGATAAATTCTTGTAATTTTAATTGTATACTTAAAAAGATCTTAAGAGATTTGTAATATATTTTTAAGAGAATTGTAAAAGTGTATTGATATTATAAATATAGGAAGATAGTTAAAGGAATTGGAAATATAAGGGGAAATAGCTTATGAACTTTGAAACAATAGAATTTTATTTAGAAAATTATGGTCTATTGGCTTTATTCATAGTTGTTTTACTGGAATATATGAATTTACCGGGATTTCCGGCAGGAATAATAATGCCACTTGCTGGAATATGGGCTTACAAATTTAATAAATCTTTTTTACTTGTTATTGTAATATCGGTAATTGCCGGATTAATAGGCAGTTGGATTCTTTATTTTCTAGGATTTTATATAGGAAGACCTTTGTTAAATTGGTTTAGAAATAAATTCACCAAGCAAAGTGTTGCCCTAGATAAGGCCATTGAACAATTAAATCAAAAGGGTTATTGGGGATTGCTTATTGCAAAATTATTTCCGGTTATACGTACTATTATTTCTATTCCGGCCGGTGTTATAAAAATGAATTTTTATAAATACAGTTTTTATTCAACTATTGGCATTATAATTTGGAATTTAGTATTTGTTGGTGGTGGTTATATTTTTGGTTCGGCGGCTTTAAATTGGTTTGCAAAGTTTTAGGGGGAGTTAAATGAAAATTGCAATGTTTACAAATAACTATAAACCATATATTGGAGGAGTGCCTGTTTCTATTGAAAGATTAGCAAATGGACTTAGAAAAAGAGGTCATATTGTAGATGTTTTTGCACCGACTTATGAGGAACAAGAACTTGAAACAGGAGTTTATAGATTTAAAAGTCTAAATAAAAAACTTGATGGTGATATTGTAGTTCCTAATATGTTCGATAGGGATATTAGAAAACAATTCCAAAAAAGAAATTACGACATTATACATAGTCATCACCCAATGTTAATGGGAAATATTGCCCTATCCTATTCTAAAAAATATGATATTCCCTTAATTTACACCTACCATACAAGGTATGAGGAGTACATGCACTATGTAATGCCTAGTCTACTAAATAAAAACAAAGATGATACTAAAATATATAAGGTAGCTGAACAAATTGTTTCTAAATATACAAGATCATTTTCAAATAAATGTAACTTGATTTTTGCACCAACACCGGAAATAAAAAACACAATGATTAAAAGAGGAGTATATACGCCTATAACTGTAATACCTACAGGTTTATCTGAAAATGATTTCATAAGGGATAGGGAGAAAACAGAAGAAATAAGAAAAAAATTCAATAGCCCAAATTTATTTTGTTGTGTAAGTAGATTAGGAAAGGAAAAAAATTTTCCCTTTATGTTAAAAGCCTTAAAGGCTTTAAAAGAAAAATGGGAAAAACCCTTTAAAATGATAATTATTGGTGATGGAGCAGAAAGAAAATCCCTTAATTTACTAAGTAAAAAACTGGGACTGGAAGAAGAAATATATTTTTTAGGAAATATAGAACATGATAAACTGGTTCATTATTATAATGCTTGTGATTTGTTCCTCTTTAGTTCCCAATCGGAAACTCAAGGTATAGTACTTTTAGAGGCTATGGCTGCAGAGTTACCGGTAGTTGCAGTTTCCGGTAGCGGGGTTAATGATGTAGTTGTAAATGGGGAAAATGGATTTAAAACAGAATTAAATGAAGATTTATGGATTAAGCCTATTGAAGAAATTATGGGAAATTCCTATTTATTCAATACTTTAAAAATCGGTGCATATAATACTGCTAAAGAATATACGGCAGAGTCAATTGCTAAATTAACAGAAGAAAACTATTTACAGTTAATACAAGGGAAAGTAAAATATGTTGTGCCATAATAATGTTAAGGAAATAAATAGAAGTAAAAAAGAAAAGTTAGTAGGCTATATACTTAGTAGAATATTTTATGGATATTTATGGCTGGTTAACAAAACAGTAAAATATGAAATTATAAATTTACACTTACTTAAAGAACTGGAAATGCTTGGCTATTGGCATGGTGACAGCTCCTTGATGATGATTTTACTTATGCATTTAAAAAATCAGCTACCACCGGTAGATGTAGTAATAACTGCTGACTGGAGAGGTGATATTATTTCCTACATATTAGACAAATGCCGGGCTAATGCTATACGTACAGAAGATGGCTTAGGAGCAAGAAAGAATTTAAGGCTCTTAATTAATACTGCCAGTACAAGGGGGCGAGTTTTTGCCTTAGCAATGGATGGACCTTTAGGACCAAGGCATAAAGCTAAAGAATTATTGCCCTACCTAGCAAAAAAGGC
It encodes:
- a CDS encoding thioredoxin family protein, which encodes MTKGFKLIKTIVILLITFVIMYIVFQYDSSKYTYENNIKSFEKVNMDVIESNLLEYNNKFIYFGMEDCNNCRKNISETVDFVKDNNLEVIYIDLNKEMERDSKLTNKIIDEYKIYNTPTLAYIKEGKLVKLEEDISSKKSISNFLMQLENKDYTLNQ
- a CDS encoding DedA family protein, which translates into the protein MNFETIEFYLENYGLLALFIVVLLEYMNLPGFPAGIIMPLAGIWAYKFNKSFLLVIVISVIAGLIGSWILYFLGFYIGRPLLNWFRNKFTKQSVALDKAIEQLNQKGYWGLLIAKLFPVIRTIISIPAGVIKMNFYKYSFYSTIGIIIWNLVFVGGGYIFGSAALNWFAKF
- a CDS encoding glycosyltransferase: MKIAMFTNNYKPYIGGVPVSIERLANGLRKRGHIVDVFAPTYEEQELETGVYRFKSLNKKLDGDIVVPNMFDRDIRKQFQKRNYDIIHSHHPMLMGNIALSYSKKYDIPLIYTYHTRYEEYMHYVMPSLLNKNKDDTKIYKVAEQIVSKYTRSFSNKCNLIFAPTPEIKNTMIKRGVYTPITVIPTGLSENDFIRDREKTEEIRKKFNSPNLFCCVSRLGKEKNFPFMLKALKALKEKWEKPFKMIIIGDGAERKSLNLLSKKLGLEEEIYFLGNIEHDKLVHYYNACDLFLFSSQSETQGIVLLEAMAAELPVVAVSGSGVNDVVVNGENGFKTELNEDLWIKPIEEIMGNSYLFNTLKIGAYNTAKEYTAESIAKLTEENYLQLIQGKVKYVVP